One stretch of Schlesneria sp. DSM 10557 DNA includes these proteins:
- a CDS encoding HpcH/HpaI aldolase/citrate lyase family protein, with translation MRKNSVKAALKAGLPQVGTWLSLGNVFAARLMARVGFPWLTVDLEHSPIGWDNAGQLFGAVADAGCICLARVPRGDHDYIKRVLDAGAHGIVVPMVNTVAEAKLAIAAAKYPPTGNRSVGGGMHAMNFNATAGDYYKYANDEVLVVLQTESPEGVRNAEEIYSLPGVDAIFVGPNDLSFQMRGPDGKDPSPEEFEAMLQKILSIGKKCGTPVGLHVQTVEAAQMRIEQGWQFIALGSELRFMVSEAQRTVEGLGLTKSGDLARY, from the coding sequence ATGCGGAAGAATTCGGTCAAGGCGGCGCTCAAAGCGGGATTGCCACAAGTGGGTACGTGGCTGTCACTGGGGAACGTATTCGCGGCCCGACTGATGGCACGCGTTGGGTTTCCCTGGCTGACAGTTGATCTGGAGCACTCACCGATCGGCTGGGACAACGCCGGGCAACTGTTCGGAGCTGTCGCCGACGCCGGTTGTATCTGCCTGGCACGTGTCCCCCGCGGCGATCACGACTACATCAAGCGTGTGCTTGACGCAGGGGCACACGGCATCGTCGTCCCGATGGTCAACACCGTTGCAGAAGCCAAACTGGCCATTGCAGCCGCAAAGTACCCTCCCACCGGAAACCGATCAGTGGGAGGAGGTATGCACGCGATGAACTTCAACGCGACGGCCGGTGACTACTACAAGTATGCGAATGACGAAGTTCTCGTCGTCCTGCAGACCGAGTCTCCTGAAGGGGTGCGGAATGCAGAAGAGATTTACAGCCTGCCAGGCGTCGACGCCATTTTTGTTGGTCCGAACGACCTGTCGTTCCAGATGCGAGGTCCCGATGGAAAGGACCCCAGCCCGGAAGAATTCGAAGCCATGCTGCAGAAGATTCTCTCCATCGGAAAGAAATGCGGGACCCCCGTCGGCCTTCACGTCCAGACGGTCGAAGCCGCGCAGATGCGTATCGAACAAGGCTGGCAGTTCATTGCACTCGGTAGCGAACTGCGGTTTATGGTCTCGGAAGCTCAACGAACGGTCGAAGGCCTCGGACTGACCAAATCCGGAGATCTCGCCCGGTATTAA
- a CDS encoding ThiF family adenylyltransferase, with the protein MTADRSTSVDTPAPDSLERYSRQVRFAGIGAEGQQRICQSRILLCGCGALGTVLADTLVRAGVGFVRIVDRDFVDLSNLQRQVLFDEQDVAEHLPKSVVAAKKLARVNSQVTIEPHVADIDWRNIREFAKDVDLIVDGTDNFEIRFLINDVSLETGIPWVYAGCVGSHGQTMAIFPHESACLRCVIEVPPDAGSIETCDSAGVIAPAIHMVTALQAATVLKILAGRKDLVPPQLSIVDVWDGSLRQMNLANLRDKSQCPACVQGRRDWLNGGNASQSVVLCGRNSVQISPAFPAVIALEELERKLESSGTVTRNPFLVRLTLNNPSYELTIFRDGRAIIQGTDDINVARGLYARFIG; encoded by the coding sequence GTGACGGCAGATCGCTCGACATCAGTGGATACGCCCGCACCGGATTCGCTGGAACGGTATAGCCGCCAGGTCCGGTTCGCCGGAATCGGGGCTGAGGGTCAGCAGCGGATCTGCCAATCGCGCATCCTGCTTTGCGGCTGCGGGGCATTGGGGACCGTCCTGGCAGATACGCTGGTGCGAGCCGGTGTCGGATTTGTTCGCATCGTCGACCGCGATTTCGTTGATCTGTCGAATCTGCAAAGGCAGGTTTTGTTTGATGAGCAGGATGTTGCGGAACATTTGCCGAAGTCTGTTGTGGCGGCGAAGAAACTGGCCCGTGTCAATTCGCAGGTAACGATTGAGCCCCACGTGGCCGACATTGATTGGCGAAACATTCGTGAGTTCGCGAAAGACGTCGACCTGATTGTCGATGGGACCGACAACTTCGAGATTCGATTCCTCATCAATGACGTCTCTCTGGAAACAGGGATTCCCTGGGTCTACGCCGGGTGCGTTGGCAGTCACGGACAGACCATGGCGATCTTTCCTCACGAGTCAGCCTGTCTTCGTTGTGTCATCGAAGTTCCACCCGATGCGGGCTCGATCGAAACGTGTGATTCGGCAGGCGTAATTGCACCCGCGATTCATATGGTGACAGCCCTGCAGGCGGCGACGGTGCTCAAGATTCTGGCGGGGCGGAAAGACCTCGTTCCCCCTCAATTGTCGATCGTTGATGTGTGGGACGGATCTCTGCGGCAGATGAACCTGGCAAACCTTCGCGACAAGAGTCAGTGCCCGGCGTGTGTCCAGGGACGGCGCGACTGGCTTAACGGAGGAAACGCCTCACAGTCCGTCGTGCTCTGTGGCCGCAACTCCGTACAGATCTCTCCTGCATTTCCGGCCGTGATCGCGCTGGAAGAACTGGAGCGAAAACTGGAATCTTCGGGAACGGTCACGCGCAATCCCTTCCTCGTGCGGCTGACGCTGAACAATCCCTCCTATGAGCTGACGATCTTCCGAGACGGCCGCGCCATCATTCAGGGAACGGACGATATCAACGTCGCGCGAGGACTTTACGCCCGCTTTATCGGTTGA
- a CDS encoding tRNA-uridine aminocarboxypropyltransferase: MRQFIAAHRCPRCEIRKPLCFCAWIPEITLQTRVLILMHTLEQPLTTNTAKLVNKALTNSELRIHGRIDDRLDGASLHQPGTRSYLLYPSAHATVLDADFVASLSEPVALIVPDANWRQTQKFVRREPALAGIPHVKLPPGPPTEYHLRVQRHVTGVCTLEAIARAIGILESPEAQAKLEEVLRVMVERTLWSRGKITADQCHVSGIPAEAFN; the protein is encoded by the coding sequence ATGCGACAGTTCATTGCAGCGCACCGTTGCCCACGCTGCGAGATTCGCAAACCACTTTGCTTCTGTGCGTGGATTCCGGAAATCACGCTCCAGACTCGCGTGCTGATCCTGATGCACACGCTGGAGCAGCCCCTCACGACGAACACCGCCAAGCTGGTCAATAAGGCCCTGACGAACAGCGAGCTGCGTATTCATGGTCGCATTGACGATCGACTGGACGGGGCGAGCCTGCATCAGCCGGGGACACGTTCTTACCTGCTCTACCCGAGTGCTCATGCGACCGTTTTGGATGCTGACTTCGTCGCCTCGTTGTCCGAACCGGTCGCGTTGATTGTTCCTGACGCGAACTGGCGGCAAACGCAAAAATTCGTACGGCGTGAGCCCGCGCTCGCGGGGATTCCCCACGTCAAACTTCCCCCTGGTCCCCCGACGGAATACCATCTTCGAGTCCAGCGGCACGTGACGGGGGTGTGTACCCTGGAAGCGATTGCCCGAGCGATCGGGATTCTGGAAAGTCCTGAAGCTCAAGCCAAACTCGAAGAGGTTCTCCGCGTGATGGTGGAACGGACACTCTGGTCACGCGGTAAGATTACCGCTGATCAATGTCACGTGTCGGGGATCCCCGCAGAGGCATTCAATTGA
- a CDS encoding MotA/TolQ/ExbB proton channel family protein, producing MATTSRSTGRSIEQRINAIFGSPWLWGTAITCGFYALLPYLPVYQEDMKRYFTAHWIEYATTGLFFIGLSTLFGKLMRIPTERSALRADLLEGLSLDGVPDAEVCADRIQTHLNLVAKRSEDTHLVRRVREACDYVSSRRSAEGLEGYLTYLAELSSGRLHDGYALIRTITWAVPILGFLGTVIGITMAIANITPDKLESSLPEVTAGLAVAFDTTALSLALSMILVFVTFIVERSEHQTLDDIEDFGVKRILRLFPATAATVSSPLTLAEQQAAEQLLSRSEGMINWQMELWQTSLESLRERWAGTLSKQQEYLDQALQTGLTNALVDHSQQMATVRSEFMTAFQSASTSIGQQLNEARTALAEQQRLGCEQIARTWDQFRNEITQTRDEYAQQLTALTQEISAEVGGWQNQLETSTTAMTRQFEELRQQGDVFLKLTENESELVRLESRLAENLEAVKVVESLEHTLLNLNAAVNLLTARAKTKAA from the coding sequence ATGGCGACAACCTCGCGGTCCACCGGAAGATCGATCGAGCAGCGGATTAACGCCATTTTCGGGTCTCCCTGGTTGTGGGGAACAGCGATCACCTGCGGATTTTACGCGCTTCTTCCATATCTCCCTGTCTACCAGGAAGATATGAAGCGCTACTTCACCGCGCACTGGATCGAATATGCCACAACGGGACTGTTCTTTATTGGACTGTCCACATTGTTTGGCAAGCTGATGCGGATTCCGACCGAACGGAGCGCGCTGCGGGCCGATCTACTCGAGGGGCTGAGCCTCGACGGAGTCCCCGACGCCGAAGTCTGCGCGGATCGAATTCAAACGCATTTGAATCTCGTCGCCAAACGAAGTGAAGACACCCACCTGGTCCGCCGGGTTCGCGAAGCGTGCGACTATGTCTCCAGCCGACGATCCGCGGAAGGTCTGGAAGGCTACCTCACTTACCTGGCGGAACTCAGCAGTGGCCGCCTGCACGATGGCTACGCACTGATCCGGACGATCACCTGGGCTGTCCCGATCCTGGGCTTCCTCGGTACCGTCATCGGAATCACGATGGCGATCGCGAATATTACCCCCGACAAACTGGAATCGTCACTCCCTGAGGTGACTGCGGGACTGGCTGTCGCCTTCGATACAACGGCGCTTTCACTCGCCTTGTCGATGATTCTGGTCTTTGTCACCTTCATCGTGGAACGTTCCGAGCACCAGACTCTGGACGATATCGAAGATTTCGGCGTCAAACGCATTCTGCGGCTGTTCCCCGCCACTGCAGCCACCGTCTCTTCTCCTCTCACTCTCGCAGAACAACAGGCGGCAGAACAACTTCTGTCCCGCTCTGAAGGCATGATCAACTGGCAGATGGAACTCTGGCAGACATCGCTCGAATCGCTTCGTGAACGCTGGGCAGGAACACTCTCCAAGCAGCAGGAATACCTCGATCAGGCTCTTCAAACCGGCTTGACGAATGCCCTGGTGGATCATTCGCAACAGATGGCCACGGTCCGGTCGGAATTCATGACCGCTTTCCAGTCCGCATCCACATCGATCGGACAACAGCTTAACGAAGCCCGTACGGCGCTGGCAGAACAACAGAGACTGGGCTGTGAGCAAATCGCCCGCACTTGGGACCAGTTCCGAAATGAGATTACTCAAACACGGGATGAGTACGCACAGCAGCTCACCGCATTGACCCAGGAAATTTCAGCGGAAGTCGGCGGCTGGCAGAATCAGTTGGAGACATCGACCACGGCGATGACCCGTCAGTTCGAGGAATTGCGACAGCAGGGAGATGTCTTCCTGAAGCTCACCGAAAACGAATCCGAGCTGGTCCGTCTCGAAAGCCGACTCGCCGAAAACCTCGAAGCGGTCAAGGTGGTCGAATCCCTCGAACATACGCTGCTGAACCTGAACGCCGCCGTCAACTTGTTAACCGCACGAGCAAAAACAAAGGCTGCCTGA